The Streptomyces sp. NBC_01275 genome has a segment encoding these proteins:
- a CDS encoding copper chaperone PCu(A)C, whose protein sequence is MRHRLPAAALAMTAALLLTGCGSDSGSGSAAELSVKGAYIPQPVSDTMAAGFLTVVNGGGTKDRLTSVTSAAARSVTLHETVGSSMEEVASLTVPAHGQLVFKSGGNHLMFEMLKRKPVQGETVTVELHFAASDPVEVEIPVESATYNPKTGH, encoded by the coding sequence GTGAGGCATCGCCTCCCGGCGGCGGCCCTGGCGATGACCGCCGCGCTGCTCCTCACGGGCTGCGGCTCCGATTCCGGCTCGGGCTCCGCCGCCGAGCTGTCCGTGAAGGGCGCCTACATCCCGCAGCCGGTCTCCGACACCATGGCCGCGGGCTTCCTGACCGTCGTCAACGGCGGCGGTACGAAGGACAGGCTGACGTCCGTCACCTCGGCGGCCGCGCGCAGCGTCACCCTCCACGAGACCGTCGGATCCTCGATGGAGGAGGTCGCCTCCCTGACTGTGCCTGCACACGGTCAACTCGTGTTCAAGAGCGGCGGCAATCATCTGATGTTCGAGATGCTGAAGCGCAAGCCGGTGCAGGGCGAGACGGTGACCGTGGAACTGCACTTCGCCGCATCCGACCCCGTCGAGGTCGAGATACCGGTCGAGTCCGCCACGTACAACCCCAAGACCGGACACTGA